In Egicoccus sp. AB-alg2, a single genomic region encodes these proteins:
- a CDS encoding extracellular solute-binding protein produces MRAVPTLALFAVLAAGCTASAVPAEPTLLRVIMADDWASAPAVRDVLDAFERDHEQVQVQVQAVPFSQIPDLVSAAQDLEQPYDLAHWHAFAAAAADLAEPLGAQWRDAGLRADEFLPGAVEDVTWLGEPYGVPLDTNALVLLTDLNALEEAGVASPGELRTMEGFHAAAEKVVAGGGAQWMLPISTSSWQAYGWIRAFGGELLRIDQATGEPTFTFDHPRTVAALEFLVDLIRTDLAPGPYGADLAADTVQAFASGQVATHATGSWDLNIVARSADRDLRVGVLPLPQADPDEPVTVLGGSSLFVPTGAEQPELAFELALRLIDDDVALRLAEEEGRLPARIRVFDAPLFTEDPLLSTFVQQLPNARVMPLIAYPDVAQAFSEALNDILSGHRPAVESMADLQEFAEAWLASDTGA; encoded by the coding sequence GTGCGCGCGGTACCGACCCTTGCGCTGTTCGCCGTGCTCGCGGCTGGGTGCACGGCGTCGGCCGTCCCGGCCGAACCGACGCTCCTGCGCGTCATCATGGCCGACGACTGGGCCAGTGCGCCGGCGGTGCGTGACGTCCTCGACGCCTTCGAACGCGACCACGAGCAGGTCCAGGTCCAGGTCCAGGCCGTGCCGTTCTCGCAGATCCCCGACCTGGTGTCCGCCGCACAGGACCTCGAACAGCCCTACGACCTCGCCCACTGGCACGCCTTCGCCGCGGCCGCCGCGGACCTCGCCGAGCCGCTCGGTGCGCAGTGGCGGGACGCCGGGTTGCGCGCCGACGAGTTCCTTCCCGGTGCCGTGGAGGACGTCACCTGGCTGGGCGAGCCCTACGGTGTCCCGCTCGACACGAACGCCCTGGTGCTCCTCACCGACCTGAACGCACTCGAGGAGGCCGGGGTCGCGAGCCCCGGCGAGCTGCGGACCATGGAGGGCTTCCACGCGGCGGCCGAGAAGGTGGTGGCCGGAGGCGGCGCCCAGTGGATGCTGCCGATCTCGACGAGCAGCTGGCAGGCCTACGGCTGGATCCGTGCCTTCGGCGGCGAGCTGCTGCGCATCGACCAGGCGACCGGCGAGCCGACGTTCACCTTCGACCATCCGCGGACCGTCGCCGCGCTGGAGTTCCTGGTCGACCTCATCCGGACCGATCTCGCGCCCGGCCCCTACGGCGCGGACCTGGCTGCGGACACGGTGCAGGCGTTCGCGTCCGGCCAGGTGGCGACCCACGCCACCGGCTCCTGGGACCTCAACATCGTGGCCCGCAGCGCCGACCGCGACCTGCGCGTCGGGGTGCTGCCGCTGCCGCAGGCGGACCCGGACGAGCCGGTGACCGTCCTCGGCGGTTCCAGCCTGTTCGTGCCGACCGGCGCCGAGCAGCCCGAGTTGGCCTTCGAGCTCGCGCTGCGACTGATCGACGACGACGTGGCCCTGCGCCTGGCCGAGGAGGAGGGCCGCCTGCCGGCCCGCATCCGGGTCTTCGACGCGCCGCTGTTCACGGAGGACCCGCTGCTCAGCACCTTCGTGCAGCAGCTGCCCAACGCCCGCGTGATGCCGTTGATCGCCTATCCGGACGTGGCGCAGGCCTTCTCCGAGGCGCTCAACGACATCCTGTCCGGCCACCGGCCCGCGGTCGAGTCGATGGCCGACCTGCAGGAGTTCGCCGAGGCATGGCTGGCCTCGGACACGGGCGCGTGA
- a CDS encoding dihydrodipicolinate synthase family protein, protein MADFRTVPFLPTAFHDDATLDLDGQAALAATVAAAGVDGVNVLGLTTGEVTSLRVEEIGDVVAATRRGAAGLPVGVGLGPPGAGTLALARAAAAAGADLLVAPVPAGSDPLAPLGEVAELGLPLWLHHHPAVTGARRSGDELAALATEIGAAVVVVEEAPPGDLLAVLAGGASAGVGGLAALFLPEEVEAGAVGTVAGCAVPERLVEVVARYRAEDAGAAWDAYLELLPWLRLEVGSPGLRVRKEAWRQRGVLSSGRVREGAPLAAASKLAITRRLRQVGADVSAPYPGS, encoded by the coding sequence ATGGCCGACTTCCGCACCGTCCCGTTCCTGCCGACCGCATTCCATGACGACGCCACGCTCGACCTCGACGGTCAGGCGGCGCTCGCGGCCACCGTCGCGGCGGCCGGCGTCGACGGCGTGAACGTCCTGGGACTGACCACCGGCGAGGTCACCTCCCTGCGCGTGGAAGAGATCGGCGACGTCGTGGCCGCCACGCGGCGTGGCGCCGCCGGGCTGCCCGTCGGCGTCGGCCTCGGTCCGCCGGGCGCCGGGACACTGGCGCTCGCACGCGCCGCCGCGGCCGCTGGCGCGGACCTGCTGGTGGCGCCGGTGCCCGCCGGCAGCGACCCGCTGGCACCGCTGGGCGAGGTCGCCGAACTGGGCCTGCCGTTGTGGCTGCACCACCACCCAGCCGTCACGGGCGCGCGCCGCAGCGGCGACGAGCTCGCCGCGCTGGCGACGGAGATCGGCGCCGCGGTCGTCGTCGTGGAGGAGGCACCGCCAGGCGATCTGCTGGCGGTGCTGGCCGGTGGTGCGAGCGCGGGGGTCGGTGGCCTGGCCGCGCTGTTCCTGCCCGAGGAGGTCGAGGCCGGCGCGGTGGGCACGGTGGCCGGATGCGCCGTCCCCGAACGGCTCGTGGAGGTCGTGGCCCGCTACCGTGCCGAGGATGCCGGCGCCGCGTGGGACGCCTACCTCGAACTGTTGCCCTGGCTGCGTCTGGAGGTGGGCAGCCCGGGGCTGCGTGTGCGCAAGGAGGCCTGGCGTCAGCGTGGTGTGCTGTCGTCGGGGCGCGTCCGCGAAGGCGCGCCGCTGGCGGCGGCGTCGAAGCTGGCGATCACGCGACGCCTGCGGCAGGTCGGCGCCGACGTGAGTGCCCCGTACCCGGGCAGCTGA
- a CDS encoding N-acetyltransferase family protein produces MPADDDRDQPDGELWQRRVELRDGTPVLVRQIQAEDRERLAAGFRQLSPASRYLRFHTVLDELTDEQLTYLSEVDHVDHEAVVAIDLLHPERPGVGVARYVREPYEEHVAEAAITVADEYHGQGAGTLLLGALADRARANGVTTFRSYVLDGNNAMLEVFEHLGGRRERENENLWRVDLPLPSTLEELPDSAAGRAFLGAARGQRHLISLFPPIWSRLKGLAGIGDDEDELATVRDRVEPWLDRRER; encoded by the coding sequence GTGCCCGCAGACGACGATCGCGACCAGCCCGACGGCGAGCTGTGGCAGCGCCGCGTCGAGCTGCGCGACGGGACGCCGGTGCTGGTGCGCCAGATCCAAGCCGAGGACCGCGAGCGGCTGGCGGCCGGCTTCCGGCAACTGTCACCGGCGTCGCGCTACCTGCGCTTCCACACCGTGTTGGACGAGCTCACCGACGAGCAGCTGACCTACCTGTCCGAGGTCGACCACGTGGACCACGAGGCGGTGGTGGCCATCGACCTGCTCCACCCGGAGCGACCTGGCGTCGGTGTGGCGCGCTACGTCCGCGAGCCCTACGAGGAGCACGTGGCCGAGGCCGCGATCACCGTGGCCGACGAGTACCACGGGCAGGGCGCCGGCACGTTGCTGCTGGGTGCGCTCGCCGACCGTGCCCGCGCCAACGGCGTGACCACCTTCCGCAGCTACGTGCTCGACGGCAACAACGCCATGCTGGAGGTGTTCGAGCACCTCGGTGGGCGGCGGGAACGCGAGAACGAGAACCTGTGGCGCGTCGACCTGCCGCTGCCGAGCACGCTGGAGGAGCTGCCCGACTCGGCCGCAGGCCGGGCCTTCCTCGGCGCGGCGCGCGGCCAGCGGCACCTCATCAGCCTGTTCCCGCCCATCTGGAGCCGCCTCAAGGGCCTCGCCGGCATCGGGGACGACGAGGACGAGCTCGCCACCGTCCGTGACCGGGTCGAGCCGTGGCTCGACCGGCGCGAGCGGTAA
- a CDS encoding YitT family protein: MLVPHSRAELRRRMPRLMAGLVLCGLGIAVMVAADLGLGPWDVLHQGLSNRSGIPIGTVGILVGVLVLGGWLPLRERPGLGTVLNVLVIGVVIDVTLLFLDTPSQAWLRWVLMAAGPVLFGVGSGFYIGAGLGAGPRDGIMTGLARRGLPVGGVRAALELSVLAGGWLLGGTVGVGTVVFALAIGPIVHVALPRLSVRDAPTTPPPGMGSAR; encoded by the coding sequence ATGCTCGTGCCCCACTCCCGCGCCGAGTTGCGCCGCCGGATGCCCCGCCTGATGGCGGGGCTCGTGCTGTGCGGCCTGGGAATCGCCGTCATGGTGGCCGCCGACCTCGGGCTCGGCCCGTGGGACGTGCTGCACCAGGGGCTGTCGAACCGCAGTGGGATCCCGATCGGGACCGTCGGCATCCTCGTCGGCGTGCTCGTCCTGGGCGGCTGGCTGCCGCTGCGCGAGCGTCCGGGCCTGGGGACCGTGCTGAACGTGCTCGTCATCGGCGTCGTGATCGACGTGACGCTGCTGTTCCTCGACACACCGTCGCAGGCCTGGCTGCGCTGGGTGCTGATGGCGGCCGGGCCGGTGCTGTTCGGCGTCGGCTCGGGCTTCTACATCGGGGCCGGGCTCGGGGCGGGCCCGCGCGACGGGATCATGACGGGCCTCGCCCGTCGCGGGCTGCCGGTGGGAGGCGTGCGTGCGGCGCTGGAGCTGTCGGTGCTGGCCGGTGGCTGGCTGCTCGGCGGCACGGTGGGGGTCGGGACCGTGGTCTTCGCGCTCGCGATCGGCCCGATCGTGCACGTGGCACTGCCGCGGCTGTCGGTCCGCGACGCCCCCACCACGCCGCCGCCCGGCATGGGCTCGGCACGTTGA
- a CDS encoding murein hydrolase activator EnvC has translation MLGPRTPGRGRLRVVAALAAILLVVPAAAGAQPRDSGEVADELDQAERRADRLSDELGRVQSEIDSAEEELAQLAVRLDDARGRLRAAEGQVALAEAALEDARAEQAEAEADHRRAEDVLARTEERLRREEQLLTEQIVESFKYGTVGATRGAMVLEVLRRAEDPNTFAVGMKQLKVVVDTQESTVQQVFELRQTRSQQAEDAARARGRAAQAAAEAAETLEVVQDLRAQAEELAAEIEADEARQRDVLASLQADAQATSALLSRVDERRAELETELAERRAQEEAERRAREEAERRAAERAGAGAGRSAGGPSVDGGYCPVVGAVAGRDFSNDWGYPRSGGRTHEGTDVFAARGAPVVAIADGVVLRTNPADAPTSLGGITVTYRTADGSEWYNAHLDTIAAGIVPGASVSAGETIGTVGNTGNARTTPPHLHLGRRVGGSWVNPYPTIAPLCR, from the coding sequence GTGCTCGGCCCCAGGACGCCCGGACGGGGACGTCTGCGTGTGGTCGCGGCTCTCGCCGCGATCCTGCTCGTCGTCCCCGCCGCCGCCGGCGCCCAGCCGCGCGACAGCGGTGAGGTCGCGGACGAGCTCGACCAGGCCGAGCGCCGGGCGGATCGGCTGTCGGACGAACTCGGCCGTGTGCAGTCGGAGATCGACAGCGCCGAGGAGGAGCTCGCCCAGCTCGCCGTGCGCCTGGACGACGCCCGGGGCCGGCTCCGGGCCGCCGAGGGCCAGGTGGCGCTGGCCGAGGCCGCACTCGAGGATGCGCGGGCCGAGCAGGCCGAGGCCGAGGCCGACCACCGCCGGGCCGAGGACGTGCTCGCACGCACCGAGGAGCGACTGCGCCGCGAGGAGCAGCTGCTCACCGAGCAGATCGTGGAGAGCTTCAAGTACGGCACGGTCGGCGCGACCCGCGGCGCGATGGTGCTCGAGGTGCTGCGGCGGGCCGAGGACCCCAACACGTTCGCCGTCGGCATGAAGCAGCTGAAGGTCGTCGTCGACACGCAGGAGTCGACCGTCCAGCAGGTCTTCGAGCTGCGGCAGACGCGGTCGCAGCAGGCCGAGGACGCCGCGCGGGCGCGCGGCCGGGCCGCCCAGGCCGCGGCAGAGGCGGCGGAGACCCTCGAGGTGGTGCAGGACCTGCGCGCGCAGGCCGAGGAGCTGGCCGCGGAGATCGAGGCCGACGAGGCGCGCCAGCGCGACGTGTTGGCGTCCCTGCAGGCCGACGCCCAGGCGACCTCGGCGCTGCTGTCGCGCGTCGACGAGCGCCGGGCCGAGCTGGAGACCGAGCTCGCGGAGCGTCGCGCCCAGGAGGAGGCCGAACGGCGGGCCCGCGAGGAGGCCGAACGGCGGGCCGCTGAGCGCGCCGGCGCCGGTGCCGGCCGCAGCGCCGGCGGGCCCAGCGTCGACGGCGGCTACTGCCCCGTGGTGGGCGCGGTCGCCGGTCGCGACTTCAGCAACGACTGGGGCTACCCGCGGTCCGGCGGGCGCACCCACGAGGGCACGGACGTGTTCGCGGCCCGCGGCGCACCGGTGGTCGCGATCGCCGACGGGGTCGTCCTGCGCACCAACCCGGCCGACGCACCGACCAGCCTCGGCGGCATCACGGTCACGTACCGGACCGCCGACGGCAGCGAGTGGTACAACGCCCACCTCGACACCATCGCGGCCGGAATCGTGCCGGGCGCCAGCGTGTCGGCGGGGGAGACGATCGGCACGGTCGGCAACACCGGCAACGCCAGGACCACGCCGCCGCACCTGCACCTCGGCCGTCGTGTCGGTGGCTCGTGGGTGAACCCCTACCCGACGATCGCGCCGCTCTGCCGCTGA
- a CDS encoding sensor histidine kinase, with translation MRQRLLVSAVALVMTALLAFALPLAWSVRGLLEGRAVDSLQSTAEPFGFLLDTSRNCPELQLRVVQLRDLAVVVSVITVEGGLVATTAPDGRPSIGPEVAEAGAGVPGRAVGDGRVAVGVPLSTQVCGQPVLLHMVADDATLRAQVRGAWLLIAGVAAAVAATAAGVAWLVGRRLAKPFERLATSAGRLGDGDFSARAPRSGLPEADRIADALDDTAARLGRSVDRANAFAADASHQLRTPLTALRLHLETLAAAQPGPSVDAALEEADRLERTIDELVALTRPDTAARELDLATLVRDRLPVWEDLAEQRGRNLVFEALPVPPVRVRPGAVGQALQVLLDNALRHATGTITVRLAPALPDEPDGAVRVCVLDEGPVAVPAPAPTEDGLPARVDDDPAAAGGRGLPLARALIHAEGGELSIAIGPDGSTACLLLPGARARP, from the coding sequence ATGAGGCAGCGCCTGCTGGTGTCGGCCGTGGCCCTGGTGATGACGGCGCTGCTGGCGTTCGCGCTGCCGTTGGCGTGGTCGGTCCGTGGGCTGCTCGAGGGCCGGGCCGTGGACTCGCTGCAGAGCACGGCCGAACCATTCGGCTTCCTGCTCGACACCTCGCGCAACTGTCCGGAGCTGCAGCTGCGGGTCGTGCAGTTGCGCGACCTGGCCGTCGTCGTCAGCGTCATCACGGTCGAAGGGGGACTGGTGGCCACGACCGCGCCGGACGGCCGCCCGAGCATCGGTCCCGAGGTGGCCGAGGCGGGCGCCGGGGTGCCCGGCCGGGCCGTCGGCGACGGGCGGGTCGCGGTGGGCGTGCCGCTGTCGACGCAGGTCTGCGGGCAGCCCGTGCTGCTGCACATGGTCGCCGACGACGCCACGCTGCGGGCGCAGGTACGTGGCGCCTGGCTGCTGATCGCGGGCGTGGCGGCGGCCGTGGCGGCGACGGCCGCCGGCGTCGCCTGGCTCGTCGGTCGCCGCCTCGCGAAGCCGTTCGAACGGCTGGCCACGTCGGCGGGTCGGCTGGGCGACGGCGACTTCAGCGCCCGTGCGCCGCGCAGCGGCCTGCCCGAGGCCGACCGCATCGCGGACGCGCTCGACGACACCGCCGCGCGTCTGGGGCGTTCGGTCGACCGGGCGAACGCGTTCGCGGCCGACGCGTCCCACCAGTTGCGCACCCCGTTGACGGCCCTGCGGCTGCACCTGGAGACCCTCGCTGCCGCCCAGCCCGGCCCGTCGGTCGACGCCGCACTGGAGGAGGCGGACCGGCTCGAGCGCACGATCGACGAACTGGTGGCGTTGACCCGCCCCGACACGGCGGCCCGGGAGCTCGACCTGGCCACGCTGGTCCGCGACCGGTTGCCGGTGTGGGAGGACCTCGCGGAGCAGCGCGGCCGCAACCTGGTCTTCGAGGCGTTGCCGGTCCCGCCCGTGCGGGTCCGGCCCGGTGCCGTTGGTCAGGCGTTGCAGGTGCTCCTGGACAATGCCCTCCGTCACGCCACGGGAACGATCACCGTGCGGCTGGCACCGGCGCTGCCCGACGAACCGGACGGCGCGGTCCGCGTGTGCGTGCTGGACGAGGGGCCGGTCGCGGTGCCGGCGCCCGCCCCGACCGAGGACGGCTTGCCGGCCCGCGTCGACGACGACCCTGCCGCGGCCGGCGGGCGCGGGCTCCCGCTCGCCCGCGCGCTGATCCACGCCGAGGGTGGTGAGCTCAGCATCGCCATCGGCCCGGACGGCAGCACGGCCTGCCTGCTGCTGCCCGGTGCCCGCGCGCGCCCTTGA
- a CDS encoding response regulator transcription factor, which translates to MSDAPARVLLVEDDDGIARPLVTALSASGHQVVRVATGREALTAARDADAVVLDLGLPDVDGIEVCRRLRRDLGADLPILVLTARTTETEVVVGLDAGADDYVAKPFRLAELQARLRALLRRAAAARPPLARELVVRDVRLDPAARRAWLGGEELELSPKEFDLLALLLARAGSVVTRDELAREVWDTRWMGASKTIDVHVSSLRRKLGDDPAEPRYISTVRGVGLRFEPTDPTGEGAPPADGRDTLA; encoded by the coding sequence GTGAGCGACGCGCCGGCGCGGGTGCTCCTGGTCGAGGACGACGACGGGATCGCCCGGCCGCTGGTGACGGCCCTGTCCGCCAGCGGTCACCAGGTGGTCCGGGTGGCAACCGGGCGCGAGGCGCTGACGGCCGCGCGCGACGCCGACGCGGTCGTGCTCGACCTCGGGCTGCCCGACGTCGACGGCATCGAGGTGTGCCGGCGCCTGCGCCGCGACCTGGGGGCCGACCTGCCGATCCTCGTGCTTACGGCACGCACCACGGAGACCGAGGTCGTCGTGGGTCTGGACGCCGGCGCCGACGACTACGTCGCCAAGCCCTTCCGCCTCGCGGAGCTGCAGGCCCGGCTGCGCGCCCTGTTGCGCCGCGCCGCCGCCGCCCGCCCACCGCTCGCCCGGGAACTCGTCGTCCGTGACGTACGACTGGACCCGGCCGCGCGGCGCGCCTGGCTCGGAGGCGAGGAGCTCGAGCTGTCCCCGAAGGAGTTCGACCTGCTCGCACTGCTGCTGGCGCGGGCGGGCAGCGTGGTGACGCGTGACGAGCTCGCCCGCGAGGTCTGGGACACCCGCTGGATGGGCGCCTCGAAGACCATCGACGTGCACGTCTCGTCGTTGCGACGCAAGCTCGGTGACGACCCGGCCGAGCCCCGCTACATCAGCACGGTCCGGGGTGTGGGCCTGCGCTTCGAGCCCACCGATCCCACCGGCGAGGGCGCCCCCCCGGCGGATGGGCGGGACACCCTCGCATGA
- a CDS encoding S1C family serine protease yields the protein MDHRTGPETSRASAAPDTTVPAEPTVTSYAPPPPPPPPEAPVDESRPRPLRARHLVAAALAGALGAGAVVVPAQFLDDDGAAGPATAEPAPGEQAPATANTSSSVIGAIAQQVSPSVARVDASGPVGAGSGSAVVYRADGILVTNNHVVANASDITVTLPDGERLPAEIVGTDPSSDLAVLRVDATDLPVPVWADAEHQPAVGDTAVAIGSPFGLDGSVTAGIVSALGRNVATAEANLVDLLQTDAAINPGNSGGALVDGEGRVIGVNTAIASSGGGNEGIGFAIPATTVGNVADQLLENGAVRHAFLGIAGQTVDPDVARLYNLPVEQGAVLAEVPDGPAADAGLQPGDIIVRIDDFEVTSMIDLAGRIQQYQPGDEVTVTYLRDGAEQTTTVTLGERPNQN from the coding sequence ATGGATCACCGGACGGGCCCCGAGACGAGCCGGGCGAGCGCCGCCCCGGACACGACCGTGCCCGCCGAGCCCACCGTCACCTCCTACGCGCCGCCGCCCCCGCCGCCCCCACCCGAGGCACCGGTCGACGAGTCCCGGCCCAGGCCGCTGCGCGCACGTCACCTGGTGGCGGCCGCGCTGGCGGGTGCACTCGGTGCCGGCGCGGTGGTCGTCCCGGCCCAGTTCCTCGACGACGACGGTGCCGCCGGGCCCGCGACCGCCGAGCCCGCACCAGGTGAGCAGGCGCCGGCCACCGCGAACACCTCGAGCAGCGTCATCGGCGCGATCGCCCAGCAGGTGTCCCCGTCCGTGGCGCGCGTCGACGCCAGCGGGCCGGTCGGCGCCGGCTCCGGTTCCGCCGTCGTGTACCGCGCCGACGGCATCCTGGTGACCAACAACCACGTGGTCGCCAACGCCAGCGACATCACCGTCACGCTGCCCGACGGGGAACGTCTGCCGGCCGAGATCGTCGGGACGGACCCGAGCTCCGACCTGGCCGTGCTGCGCGTGGACGCGACCGACCTGCCCGTGCCGGTGTGGGCCGACGCGGAACACCAGCCCGCCGTCGGCGACACGGCCGTCGCGATCGGTTCGCCGTTCGGGCTCGACGGGTCCGTCACCGCCGGCATCGTGAGCGCCCTCGGCCGCAACGTCGCGACCGCCGAGGCCAACCTCGTCGACCTGCTGCAGACCGACGCCGCGATCAACCCCGGCAACTCGGGCGGCGCGCTCGTCGACGGCGAAGGGCGGGTCATCGGCGTCAACACCGCCATCGCCAGCAGCGGCGGCGGCAACGAGGGCATCGGCTTCGCCATCCCGGCGACCACGGTCGGCAACGTCGCCGACCAGCTGCTGGAGAACGGCGCCGTCCGCCACGCCTTCCTCGGCATCGCCGGGCAGACCGTCGATCCGGACGTGGCCCGGCTCTACAACCTGCCGGTCGAGCAGGGTGCCGTCCTCGCCGAGGTCCCCGACGGCCCCGCGGCGGACGCGGGGCTGCAGCCGGGCGACATCATCGTGCGCATCGACGACTTCGAGGTGACCAGCATGATCGACCTGGCCGGGCGCATCCAGCAGTACCAGCCGGGCGACGAGGTCACCGTCACCTACCTCCGCGACGGCGCGGAGCAGACCACCACCGTCACCCTCGGCGAACGGCCCAACCAGAACTGA
- a CDS encoding SDR family oxidoreductase: MDIEQLFAVRDKVVVVTGGSRGIGEMIARGFVAAGARVYISSRSVEACEALADELSATGTCVALPADLSSSDGVHQLASQVAEREDRVHVLVNNAGATWGAPFDEYPESGYDKVMDLNVKSVFLLTQALASRLRAAATEEDPARVINIGSIDGGFHVPAFESYAYSASKAAVHQLSRHLAKFLAPDRVTVNAIAPGLFPSKMTKVVMAHEEEVVATIPLGRVGRAEDMAGIAIYLASRAGAYTTGAVIPVDGGHATCR; this comes from the coding sequence ATGGACATCGAGCAGCTGTTCGCGGTGCGCGACAAGGTCGTCGTGGTGACGGGCGGATCGCGGGGGATCGGCGAGATGATCGCCCGCGGCTTCGTCGCCGCCGGCGCCAGGGTCTACATCTCGTCGCGGTCCGTGGAGGCTTGCGAGGCGCTGGCCGACGAGTTGTCCGCGACCGGTACGTGCGTCGCCCTGCCGGCCGACCTGTCGTCGAGCGACGGGGTGCACCAGCTGGCCTCCCAGGTGGCCGAACGCGAGGACCGCGTGCACGTGCTGGTGAACAACGCCGGCGCCACGTGGGGCGCGCCCTTCGACGAGTATCCCGAATCCGGCTACGACAAGGTCATGGACCTCAACGTGAAGTCGGTCTTCCTGCTCACGCAGGCGCTCGCGTCGCGGCTACGGGCGGCCGCGACCGAGGAGGACCCCGCGCGGGTCATCAACATCGGCTCGATCGACGGTGGCTTCCACGTCCCGGCGTTCGAGAGCTACGCCTACTCGGCCTCGAAGGCCGCCGTCCATCAGCTGTCCCGACACCTCGCGAAGTTCCTCGCGCCCGACCGGGTCACGGTGAACGCGATCGCGCCGGGCCTGTTCCCCTCGAAGATGACGAAGGTGGTCATGGCGCACGAGGAGGAGGTCGTCGCGACGATCCCGTTGGGGCGCGTGGGCCGGGCCGAGGACATGGCGGGCATCGCGATCTACCTCGCCTCCCGTGCCGGCGCCTACACCACCGGGGCGGTGATCCCGGTCGACGGTGGCCACGCGACCTGCCGCTGA
- a CDS encoding acyclic terpene utilization AtuA family protein, giving the protein MDAPLRIGNCSGFYGDRFAAAREQVEGGPLDVLTGDYLAELTMLILWRAQQKPGGVGYAKTFLRQMREVLEPCVRRGIRVVVNAGGLDPAGLAAALRELAGELGLDVAVGHVEGDDLRPRLATLQADGHALAHLDTGRPLAAAGAPALTANAYLGGWGIAAALDAGAQVVVTGRVSDASLVVGPAAAHFGWSRRDWDRLAGAVVAGHVLECGAQATGGNYAFFTEVPGMEHLGFPIAEVHADGTSVVTKHPGTGGRVDVGTVTAQLLYELGEPAYRNPDVTAHFDTIRLATDGDDRVRIEGVRGSPPPSTSKVCVNAFGGFRNRVTFVLTGLDVEAKADLVRRQLDPVLRAAAPDLVDWRLVRSDHLDSDDNAAATASLTLTVHHHDADAIGRPLAGACVELGLASYPGFTVTAPPSDAEPFGRYWPTTVPAALVEEVAVLPDGGRRPITQTGADLGEPAGAVSSAGSGDVTSGDGHDGGALPTAGTTRQLPLGVLAGARSGDKGGIANVGLWVRNPDHYPWLLQVAGTADAVRRLLPEAAGLPVRVHHLPRLAAVNVVVPGLLGDGVASSTRPDPQAKGLGEYLRSRLVPVQPALLEPRPT; this is encoded by the coding sequence ATGGACGCGCCGTTGCGGATCGGCAACTGCTCCGGCTTCTACGGCGACCGGTTCGCCGCCGCCCGCGAGCAGGTCGAGGGCGGCCCCCTGGACGTGCTGACCGGCGACTACCTCGCCGAGCTCACCATGCTGATCCTGTGGCGCGCGCAGCAGAAACCCGGCGGCGTCGGCTACGCGAAGACGTTCCTGCGCCAGATGCGCGAGGTCCTGGAACCCTGTGTTCGTCGCGGCATCCGCGTGGTCGTCAACGCGGGCGGCCTGGACCCGGCCGGCCTCGCGGCGGCGCTGCGCGAGCTGGCCGGCGAGTTGGGGCTCGACGTCGCCGTCGGCCACGTCGAGGGCGACGACCTGCGGCCCCGACTCGCGACACTCCAGGCCGACGGGCACGCACTCGCACACCTCGACACCGGCCGACCGTTGGCCGCGGCCGGCGCGCCGGCCCTGACGGCCAACGCCTACCTCGGCGGCTGGGGGATCGCGGCGGCACTGGACGCCGGTGCGCAGGTCGTCGTCACCGGCCGCGTCTCCGACGCGAGCCTGGTGGTGGGTCCGGCGGCCGCACACTTCGGCTGGTCGCGCCGCGACTGGGACCGCCTGGCCGGTGCGGTGGTGGCGGGCCACGTCCTCGAGTGCGGCGCGCAGGCCACCGGCGGCAACTACGCCTTCTTCACCGAGGTGCCGGGCATGGAGCACCTCGGCTTCCCGATCGCGGAGGTCCACGCCGACGGCACCAGTGTCGTGACCAAGCACCCCGGCACCGGCGGGCGCGTCGACGTCGGCACCGTGACGGCGCAGCTGCTCTACGAGCTCGGTGAGCCGGCCTACCGCAACCCCGACGTGACGGCCCACTTCGACACCATCCGGCTCGCGACCGACGGCGACGACCGCGTCCGGATCGAAGGAGTGCGCGGTTCGCCTCCGCCGTCGACCAGCAAGGTGTGCGTCAACGCCTTCGGCGGCTTCCGCAACCGGGTGACGTTCGTGCTCACCGGCCTGGACGTCGAGGCGAAGGCGGACCTCGTGCGCCGCCAGCTGGACCCGGTCCTGCGCGCGGCGGCACCGGACCTCGTCGACTGGCGTCTGGTGCGCAGCGACCACCTCGACAGCGACGACAACGCGGCCGCGACGGCCTCGCTCACGCTGACCGTGCACCACCACGACGCCGACGCCATCGGCCGCCCGCTCGCCGGCGCCTGCGTGGAGTTGGGCCTGGCCTCCTACCCCGGGTTCACGGTCACGGCACCACCGTCGGACGCCGAACCGTTCGGCCGCTACTGGCCCACGACGGTCCCGGCGGCGCTGGTCGAGGAGGTCGCGGTCCTGCCCGACGGTGGGCGTCGGCCGATCACCCAGACCGGCGCCGACCTCGGCGAGCCCGCCGGGGCAGTGAGCAGCGCGGGCAGCGGGGACGTCACGTCCGGCGACGGCCACGACGGCGGGGCGCTCCCGACGGCCGGGACGACCCGGCAACTCCCGCTGGGCGTCCTGGCCGGTGCGCGTTCCGGCGACAAGGGCGGCATCGCCAACGTGGGGCTGTGGGTGCGCAACCCGGACCACTACCCGTGGCTCCTGCAGGTCGCTGGCACCGCCGACGCGGTGCGTCGGTTGCTGCCGGAGGCGGCCGGACTCCCGGTGCGGGTGCACCACCTGCCCCGCCTCGCGGCCGTCAACGTCGTCGTGCCCGGGCTCCTCGGCGACGGGGTCGCGTCCTCGACGCGGCCGGACCCGCAGGCCAAGGGCCTGGGCGAGTACCTGCGCTCGCGACTGGTGCCCGTCCAGCCCGCGCTGCTCGAGCCGCGGCCGACCTGA